The proteins below are encoded in one region of Methanosarcina barkeri 3:
- the mtrD gene encoding tetrahydromethanopterin S-methyltransferase subunit D, with protein MIDALFGNIIWMALITIGGVLISWSVHFVPVGGAPAAMAQATGIGTGTVQLAAGAGLTGLVSAGFMMNVTDNLPLILASGAVGAMIMIAVTMIVGTLVYVYGVGVVPSSAKVKVDPITKYRQDLYVSQGTEGHGLPTVSFVSGVIGGGLGGIGGSLVYYSLIEVGMSVGLERAGITNAVTGNPLVAVAAIFAIGIFFVNAVIPSYNIGGTIEGFHDPKFKKWPKAVVSSLIATILCAIVAVVAIAQLGGI; from the coding sequence ATGATTGACGCTCTCTTTGGAAATATCATCTGGATGGCCCTAATCACAATTGGCGGCGTTCTTATCTCCTGGAGTGTCCACTTCGTGCCTGTGGGTGGTGCACCTGCAGCTATGGCTCAGGCGACAGGTATCGGTACCGGTACAGTACAGCTGGCAGCAGGAGCAGGTCTGACAGGGCTTGTTAGCGCAGGTTTTATGATGAACGTAACAGACAACCTTCCGCTAATTCTTGCCTCAGGTGCGGTGGGTGCAATGATTATGATCGCTGTGACCATGATCGTTGGTACCTTGGTCTATGTTTATGGTGTGGGTGTTGTGCCTTCTTCAGCAAAAGTAAAAGTTGACCCTATTACAAAGTACAGGCAGGATCTGTATGTATCCCAGGGTACTGAAGGGCACGGTCTTCCAACTGTAAGCTTTGTGAGCGGAGTTATTGGAGGAGGCCTTGGTGGAATCGGAGGTTCCCTTGTTTATTATTCACTTATTGAAGTGGGTATGAGTGTAGGACTGGAGCGCGCTGGAATTACCAATGCAGTTACAGGAAACCCACTTGTAGCAGTTGCAGCAATATTTGCAATAGGCATTTTTTTTGTGAACGCTGTAATTCCTTCCTATAACATAGGAGGTACAATTGAAGGGTTCCACGATCCGAAATTCAAAAAATGGCCAAAAGCTGTAGTTTCTTCCCTCATAGCAACAATACTGTGCGCCATTGTGGCGGTAGTTGCAATCGCACAGCTCGGAGGTATTTAA
- the mtrE gene encoding tetrahydromethanopterin S-methyltransferase subunit E — MEPLISMGVLALIGVAATIAGASEDLESDIGSQSNPNSQVQLAPQMMFPHRIFNKAISGEPPSNALMCSIGAAVATVLISEFTMSPLFALVFGSLIAACVHGTFAITSTMGRCASQSRFKQPIYLDMIRAHTPAIMGYAFITTFCILVVSYLMTVVLGHPFPLTMLAFIWGITVGAIGSSTGDVHYGAEREFQQFEFGSGLNASNSGNIVRYAESGLRDGFDNSWFCAKFGGPVTGLAFGMTVFLGSWVTTIFDPAKGLTMGWLSVVAGVIIVLILIIWNWKMEVEARKAYGPYKEDKAEEASA; from the coding sequence ATGGAACCACTCATAAGCATGGGAGTGCTTGCACTTATCGGAGTGGCTGCGACCATTGCAGGTGCCTCGGAAGATCTGGAATCTGATATAGGCTCGCAGAGCAACCCTAACTCTCAGGTGCAGTTAGCTCCCCAAATGATGTTTCCCCACAGAATATTTAACAAAGCTATATCTGGAGAACCGCCATCAAATGCATTAATGTGTTCGATTGGTGCAGCCGTTGCAACAGTATTAATAAGTGAATTTACGATGTCCCCACTTTTTGCACTGGTATTCGGTTCCCTCATTGCAGCATGCGTACACGGTACTTTTGCGATAACTTCTACAATGGGTAGATGTGCCAGTCAGAGTCGGTTCAAGCAGCCGATTTATCTTGATATGATAAGAGCTCACACTCCGGCAATTATGGGATATGCGTTCATAACAACCTTCTGTATTTTAGTAGTATCATACTTGATGACCGTTGTACTTGGACACCCCTTCCCGCTAACTATGCTGGCTTTTATCTGGGGTATTACAGTAGGTGCAATCGGATCGTCAACAGGCGACGTTCACTACGGTGCAGAACGTGAGTTCCAGCAGTTTGAGTTCGGTTCAGGGTTGAATGCTTCAAACTCAGGAAATATTGTAAGATATGCCGAATCCGGTCTCAGGGATGGTTTCGACAACTCCTGGTTCTGTGCCAAGTTCGGAGGTCCTGTCACAGGACTTGCTTTTGGTATGACTGTATTCCTGGGAAGCTGGGTAACAACTATTTTTGATCCTGCAAAAGGCCTGACCATGGGATGGCTTTCTGTTGTTGCAGGTGTTATTATTGTCCTTATCTTAATTATCTGGAACTGGAAGATGGAAGTCGAAGCCCGCAAAGCATATGGACCTTACAAGGAAGACAAGGCTGAGGAGGCTTCAGCATGA
- a CDS encoding sugar phosphate isomerase/epimerase family protein, which yields MILGASSFAGYPGDLKEHVEFIELYVPKLGIYSGSTLEIEKLDRVLDEISIYNFAVTVHAPYSSGDSKYPSALQVDTTKMGKREFTLMEESIALANQVEAPVVVLHPGRIGPDREKSYYSMIKNLKKLASVADDYGVTLGLENKESTDPSNFCCEAEELSLAIEAVNSEHLKATFDIGHANLTCGGNPEKLKEFVLTLKKHIIHLHLHDNSGQWTEKYDGDEHMAPGEGCVDFSVLKLLSGYRGVYNFEVFSLEDLLVGKKTLENAFKL from the coding sequence GTGATTTTAGGAGCCTCATCATTTGCCGGTTATCCTGGGGACTTGAAAGAACATGTCGAGTTTATAGAATTGTATGTCCCCAAACTTGGAATCTACAGCGGTTCGACACTTGAAATTGAAAAGCTTGATAGAGTACTTGATGAAATCTCAATCTATAATTTTGCAGTTACAGTTCATGCCCCTTACTCTTCAGGAGACTCAAAATATCCTTCAGCTCTCCAGGTTGACACTACAAAAATGGGCAAGAGAGAATTTACACTTATGGAAGAGTCAATCGCGCTTGCAAATCAAGTAGAAGCCCCTGTTGTGGTATTACATCCGGGAAGAATTGGGCCTGACAGGGAAAAATCTTATTACTCTATGATCAAAAACCTCAAAAAACTTGCATCCGTGGCTGATGACTATGGAGTTACTCTGGGCCTTGAAAATAAAGAAAGTACAGATCCTTCGAACTTTTGCTGTGAAGCCGAAGAGCTTTCCCTGGCTATAGAAGCTGTGAACTCCGAACATTTGAAAGCTACCTTTGATATAGGACACGCAAACCTTACCTGTGGAGGAAATCCTGAAAAACTCAAGGAATTTGTCCTAACCTTGAAAAAACATATTATCCATCTTCACCTTCACGATAATAGCGGACAATGGACAGAAAAATACGATGGGGACGAGCACATGGCTCCGGGAGAAGGCTGTGTGGACTTTTCTGTCCTCAAATTGCTTTCGGGATATAGAGGAGTCTATAATTTTGAGGTGTTCTCTCTTGAAGATCTTCTTGTCGGAAAAAAGACCCTTGAGAATGCCTTCAAGCTTTAA